The proteins below are encoded in one region of Planctopirus limnophila DSM 3776:
- a CDS encoding DUF1573 domain-containing protein produces the protein MSQASIPPASRTTSTRGNLPLAVVLCLIVMAPPALAWAAPFWSQPTPWKQALPAGPALAFSQYAVDLGKVRPADELRATFRFRNTSTVPVTIQELIPSCGCLMPRLDKQVYAPGEAGQINLRMQPANETPGEKEFFCDVVYRDTQTRTDRLTFRLHLPEQRLSVRPPALIVYQLSNQPTTQPLFVHDSRGHQVEILSLRTGSPFVKASLTPPEGFSLEQIQPAQKSKEAAQAVSALTPANINPPVKPSLTPIPETEPLPETTAGKNRSQRRPSAGHSDPFVTEEAHQPNEKIVYITVVAELPPGRHHALIEIETTDPETRFLKVPVMIQGRNVERPKDMHQSHGLRK, from the coding sequence ATGTCACAAGCTTCCATACCACCAGCATCCAGAACCACTTCGACTCGCGGGAACCTGCCCTTGGCTGTGGTTCTGTGCCTGATCGTGATGGCGCCCCCAGCACTGGCCTGGGCGGCCCCTTTCTGGAGCCAGCCCACTCCTTGGAAGCAGGCCTTACCAGCAGGCCCGGCACTCGCCTTCTCGCAATATGCCGTCGATCTGGGCAAGGTGCGGCCGGCCGACGAACTCCGTGCCACGTTTCGCTTTCGCAATACCAGCACTGTCCCGGTGACCATTCAAGAACTGATCCCCAGTTGCGGCTGCCTGATGCCTCGCCTCGATAAACAGGTCTATGCCCCCGGCGAAGCCGGACAGATCAATCTTCGCATGCAGCCCGCTAACGAAACGCCCGGTGAGAAAGAATTCTTCTGCGATGTCGTCTATCGCGATACACAGACGCGAACGGACCGGCTCACTTTCCGCCTCCATCTCCCGGAACAGCGATTAAGTGTCCGCCCACCAGCGCTGATTGTCTATCAGCTCAGCAACCAGCCGACGACACAGCCTCTGTTTGTTCACGACAGCCGGGGCCACCAGGTCGAAATCTTGAGCCTGCGCACAGGTTCCCCCTTTGTGAAAGCTTCGCTGACTCCTCCGGAAGGCTTTTCACTTGAACAGATCCAACCTGCTCAAAAATCGAAGGAAGCGGCACAAGCTGTCTCCGCCTTGACCCCGGCGAATATCAACCCGCCAGTCAAACCTTCGCTGACTCCCATCCCGGAAACAGAGCCACTTCCCGAAACCACAGCAGGCAAAAACCGGTCACAGAGACGGCCATCAGCCGGTCATTCCGATCCTTTTGTGACGGAAGAAGCTCACCAGCCCAACGAGAAGATTGTGTACATCACCGTCGTTGCCGAACTCCCCCCCGGCCGCCACCACGCCCTGATTGAAATCGAAACGACTGATCCCGAAACACGCTTTCTGAAAGTCCCCGTAATGATCCAGGGCCGGAATGTTGAAAGGCCGAAGGACATGCACCAATCTCACGGCTTGCGAAAATAG
- a CDS encoding transthyretin-like family protein: protein MSPVEGIVQQNGQPVPAAFVFFRPEKGKSSAATTDANGRYILSSVSGEMQGAVLGSHQVTITLGISPEPVSDGKTVTNDGALKLSQYVLPEPVIVKSGGNNILLVIPSETSTSPSEPTPEK from the coding sequence ATGTCACCAGTCGAAGGTATTGTGCAGCAGAATGGACAGCCCGTTCCTGCTGCGTTCGTATTCTTCAGGCCCGAGAAAGGGAAATCCTCAGCCGCGACAACGGATGCCAATGGACGATATATCCTTTCGTCTGTTTCGGGAGAAATGCAGGGTGCGGTTTTGGGGTCACATCAGGTGACGATTACGCTTGGCATTTCGCCAGAACCGGTTTCTGACGGTAAGACGGTTACGAATGACGGTGCGTTAAAACTTAGTCAATATGTGCTCCCGGAACCTGTGATCGTGAAGTCGGGTGGCAACAATATCCTGCTGGTTATCCCAAGCGAAACGTCTACATCCCCTTCGGAGCCAACTCCTGAAAAGTGA
- a CDS encoding DUF1559 domain-containing protein, giving the protein MVFSRSGFPGVSQARRGFTLIELLVVIAIIAVLIALLLPAVQQARESARRTQCRNNLKQLALAVHNFESTYGRLPSGPLNDAGTPALAHPPSTASRVSTLVHLLPYMDQAPLFNTIDPNQLNPDILPPNQTNWFWDAGCNRAAATLIPGFICPSDSMANQDPTAQVVIGLSWIQTSGGGSRSLSFFSPTTVPTTATGLPASSFKRSNYAMFAGVYGDVSGWGLYKGIACNRSKKRMRDISDGTSNVMMFGEQIGGITTQGSLASSMSWMGASAKLTFPGMFLANPATADAWRFSSPHDGMMHVAMCDGSVRVLNANMNTTVFQYYLAGASDGNNVGEF; this is encoded by the coding sequence ATGGTTTTCTCTCGTTCCGGTTTTCCCGGTGTTTCGCAAGCTCGAAGAGGTTTTACGCTGATTGAATTGCTGGTGGTGATTGCCATCATCGCAGTGCTGATTGCACTGTTACTACCAGCTGTTCAGCAGGCCCGTGAGTCTGCCCGAAGAACACAATGCAGGAATAACCTCAAGCAGCTCGCGCTTGCGGTTCATAACTTCGAGAGTACCTACGGGCGTCTTCCAAGTGGTCCCTTGAACGATGCGGGAACCCCTGCACTGGCTCACCCACCTTCCACTGCCTCAAGGGTCAGCACACTCGTCCATTTACTGCCTTATATGGATCAGGCTCCGTTGTTTAATACGATTGATCCTAATCAACTCAATCCGGACATCCTGCCACCCAATCAGACTAACTGGTTTTGGGATGCGGGATGCAATCGCGCGGCAGCCACTTTGATTCCGGGATTTATCTGCCCGTCGGATTCGATGGCAAATCAGGATCCTACCGCCCAAGTGGTGATCGGTCTTTCCTGGATTCAGACATCAGGTGGCGGGTCACGCAGTCTTTCGTTCTTCTCTCCCACGACTGTTCCAACCACCGCAACAGGGTTACCAGCGAGCAGTTTCAAGCGTAGTAATTATGCGATGTTTGCTGGGGTCTACGGTGATGTCTCCGGTTGGGGGTTGTATAAAGGAATTGCGTGCAACCGCAGCAAAAAGCGGATGAGAGATATTTCCGACGGTACGTCGAACGTGATGATGTTCGGTGAGCAGATTGGGGGCATCACTACGCAAGGTTCGCTCGCAAGTAGCATGAGCTGGATGGGTGCCAGCGCGAAACTCACTTTTCCAGGTATGTTCCTTGCCAACCCAGCCACAGCTGATGCATGGCGTTTCTCCAGCCCTCATGATGGGATGATGCACGTCGCGATGTGTGATGGTTCAGTTCGTGTGCTCAATGCGAACATGAACACAACGGTCTTCCAGTACTACCTGGCTGGTGCCTCAGATGGAAATAACGTTGGGGAATTCTAA
- a CDS encoding alpha/beta fold hydrolase yields MNTRMPHWAQQPKPGAWLRGTLCAFTFLISPLGKFVPRRFANHTSADRLEHGLVIILPGIDSFSFLNLGTACGLLDGGVRSAIRTIDWTTGWDFLFLYHLRGDRRNWRVAQFIADEIRNYQSRYPGRPVTLVGHSGGGGMALRILELLGPQSRISAAVLIAPAVSTQYDLTRARQGVMHGIWHFYSPLDVFFVGAGTILLGTFDGKYSPCSGMLGFQHPSARQGDGAPFHQIAYDWSFTRWFHTGGHLSCVNRVFVEAMIAPIIKRFEQAV; encoded by the coding sequence ATGAACACCCGTATGCCTCACTGGGCTCAACAACCCAAGCCGGGAGCCTGGCTGCGGGGGACGCTTTGTGCGTTCACCTTTTTGATTTCCCCACTGGGAAAATTTGTCCCGCGTCGCTTCGCTAATCACACCTCGGCGGATCGACTCGAACATGGGCTTGTCATTATCCTCCCGGGGATCGACAGCTTCAGCTTTCTGAATCTCGGCACGGCTTGCGGCCTCCTCGACGGTGGAGTCCGCTCGGCCATTCGCACTATCGACTGGACCACCGGCTGGGATTTTCTGTTCCTGTATCATCTCCGGGGAGATCGTCGTAACTGGAGAGTGGCGCAGTTTATCGCGGATGAGATCCGCAACTATCAATCCCGCTACCCCGGCAGACCTGTCACACTCGTGGGCCATTCGGGTGGCGGTGGCATGGCCTTACGGATTCTCGAACTCCTCGGGCCTCAATCCCGCATCTCGGCCGCAGTTCTCATCGCCCCCGCAGTCTCCACTCAGTACGACCTCACCAGGGCTCGTCAAGGCGTGATGCATGGGATCTGGCACTTCTATTCGCCGCTGGATGTCTTTTTTGTGGGTGCCGGCACAATTCTCCTGGGAACCTTCGACGGCAAATACTCCCCCTGCAGTGGCATGCTGGGCTTTCAACATCCTTCCGCCCGCCAGGGAGATGGTGCTCCCTTCCACCAGATCGCCTATGACTGGTCGTTTACCCGCTGGTTTCACACCGGTGGCCATCTGAGTTGTGTCAATCGAGTCTTCGTCGAAGCCATGATTGCTCCAATCATCAAACGATTTGAGCAGGCTGTCTGA
- a CDS encoding ComEC/Rec2 family competence protein, protein MIEQQARSLNPAEDEPSSRRPPVLWGRVPALAAAGAMASGIVLQEIFGLGVCFAGALGVLVCLIAWRVSLQRKHVAFGGDLSGFGPGFFVTGALLALASAAGLWHEATWNWTSRDSLSRLADLRSQGVCLEGICRSTVLVERMHSSFAKSSPVAMVASGSTPAEATNDGPGSDRVANGEAAGQRVISRFVFSVERLVVGPEHRQVSGDVQVDVEGETRIFQPGDRLRIYGKLSRPAPPMNPGEFNYADWLYAQGIVGHVRVKHPEAVVQTSDRIPVSWRLRRWMSWLRQRGERSLEQVIVRSSPELASSILLGGRQRLDADLRESFVRSGLLHILAVSGMNVGLVVLLMMTLSKGIIRHPWKLAACGLGTIALFLMLAENDPPVVRAAFFGSAWILGSRWAGVVEPLNVLGLTAVTLMILSPHDLLQLGFQLSFLAVATLLIVARTMGKPQVIQSQSEGAMAASGWRAIRGHRWLAILWQLMIATFVIWCLTTPLIAATSGVISPVGLILNIALAPLVPIILWSGYITLLLGMIHPWLAIPSGGIFDWSLYWLIDVVDQAAGWRYGHFVLSPLPVEYALIFYSAVAGMLLFRVHRVRVVMLTLGLGVIWLAVGYWPQERPLRLTFLSVGHGLAVLVETPDQKMWLYDAGSLGQDRRAARVIGQAIRHYGSIQLDAVTISHADADHANAIPRLTRDVTIRWLGMPKSAADPDQRVIGEAVAAVASQGGVIRLVQGGQKFCLSQDVEIEFLWPLFKKEETLLSRKTTDNSESLVARITYQNRVILLTGDLEGEGLVHLLETPPGMVDVLLAPHHGGKRSNVAALNHWARPQHVISSQGPGDVTTGLEQTFVDSKIWVTSKQGAIVVEIDRAGVVTVRSQLP, encoded by the coding sequence GTGATTGAACAGCAGGCCAGATCATTGAACCCTGCGGAGGATGAGCCCTCATCGCGTCGGCCACCAGTGTTATGGGGCCGGGTTCCTGCTTTGGCAGCGGCAGGAGCTATGGCCTCGGGGATCGTGCTGCAGGAAATCTTCGGCCTCGGAGTTTGTTTTGCTGGTGCTCTTGGTGTTCTCGTTTGTCTGATCGCCTGGCGAGTAAGCCTTCAGCGGAAGCATGTCGCCTTTGGAGGTGATCTGTCTGGGTTTGGGCCCGGCTTTTTCGTCACAGGTGCGCTGCTGGCACTCGCGAGTGCGGCTGGCTTGTGGCACGAGGCGACATGGAACTGGACGAGCCGGGATTCGTTGAGCCGCCTGGCGGATTTGCGTTCGCAAGGTGTTTGCCTTGAAGGGATTTGTCGCTCGACAGTTCTGGTTGAGCGCATGCACTCTTCGTTTGCGAAATCTTCGCCCGTCGCGATGGTGGCGTCAGGTTCTACACCTGCAGAAGCAACGAACGATGGGCCAGGATCAGATCGGGTGGCGAATGGAGAAGCTGCCGGTCAACGCGTGATTTCGCGATTCGTGTTCTCTGTTGAGAGGCTTGTTGTAGGGCCTGAGCATCGCCAAGTAAGTGGAGATGTACAGGTCGATGTGGAAGGTGAAACGCGCATTTTTCAGCCGGGAGATCGCCTGCGGATCTATGGCAAGTTAAGTCGTCCTGCACCGCCAATGAATCCGGGGGAGTTCAATTACGCGGACTGGCTTTACGCTCAGGGGATCGTCGGGCATGTGAGAGTCAAACATCCTGAGGCGGTCGTACAGACCAGCGACAGGATTCCGGTCAGCTGGAGGCTGCGCCGCTGGATGTCGTGGCTCCGTCAACGGGGAGAACGCAGTCTTGAGCAGGTGATTGTACGTTCGTCACCCGAACTGGCCAGCAGCATATTGCTGGGTGGACGCCAGCGTCTGGATGCCGATCTGCGGGAATCGTTTGTACGAAGCGGATTGCTCCATATTCTGGCCGTTTCGGGCATGAATGTGGGGTTGGTGGTCTTATTGATGATGACCCTTTCCAAGGGGATTATCCGGCATCCCTGGAAATTGGCCGCCTGTGGATTGGGAACGATTGCGCTGTTTCTGATGCTGGCCGAGAATGATCCGCCTGTTGTAAGAGCGGCTTTCTTTGGAAGTGCCTGGATTCTCGGCAGCCGCTGGGCAGGGGTGGTTGAACCTTTGAACGTCCTGGGGCTGACGGCGGTGACTTTGATGATTCTGAGCCCGCACGACTTGTTGCAGTTAGGTTTTCAACTTTCGTTTCTGGCGGTGGCCACGCTGCTGATTGTGGCACGCACAATGGGAAAACCACAGGTCATTCAAAGTCAGTCTGAAGGGGCCATGGCTGCTTCCGGCTGGCGAGCGATCCGGGGGCATAGGTGGCTGGCAATCCTTTGGCAGTTGATGATTGCCACCTTCGTGATCTGGTGTCTGACGACACCATTGATTGCCGCGACCTCGGGAGTGATCTCGCCTGTCGGTCTGATTCTAAATATCGCTCTGGCACCGCTGGTGCCCATTATTCTCTGGAGTGGCTATATCACGTTGCTCCTGGGGATGATTCATCCGTGGCTGGCGATCCCTTCGGGAGGGATTTTCGACTGGTCACTCTATTGGCTGATCGACGTGGTCGATCAGGCGGCTGGATGGAGATACGGTCATTTTGTGCTTTCACCACTCCCAGTGGAATATGCTTTGATCTTTTACTCAGCCGTGGCGGGCATGCTGCTCTTCCGGGTGCATCGAGTTCGCGTGGTCATGCTGACGCTGGGCCTGGGAGTGATCTGGCTGGCGGTAGGATACTGGCCCCAGGAGCGGCCTTTGCGTTTGACTTTCCTGTCGGTGGGGCATGGATTGGCCGTACTGGTCGAGACTCCCGACCAGAAAATGTGGCTATATGATGCGGGTTCTTTAGGGCAGGATCGACGGGCCGCACGAGTCATTGGCCAGGCCATTCGACATTACGGATCGATCCAGCTCGATGCTGTGACGATCTCTCATGCCGATGCTGATCACGCCAATGCCATTCCTCGATTGACGCGCGATGTGACCATTCGCTGGCTGGGAATGCCGAAAAGTGCGGCCGATCCTGACCAGCGAGTGATTGGTGAAGCTGTGGCGGCTGTGGCTTCGCAAGGGGGCGTCATTCGACTGGTGCAAGGTGGGCAGAAGTTCTGTCTGTCTCAAGATGTGGAGATCGAGTTTTTGTGGCCTCTATTCAAGAAAGAGGAGACGCTGCTTTCACGAAAGACGACCGATAATTCGGAAAGTCTGGTGGCGAGAATTACCTACCAGAACCGGGTGATTCTGCTGACCGGCGATCTCGAAGGCGAGGGGCTTGTCCACTTGCTGGAGACGCCACCAGGCATGGTCGATGTGCTGCTCGCTCCGCATCATGGGGGAAAACGCAGCAATGTCGCTGCATTAAACCACTGGGCCCGACCACAGCATGTGATCTCCAGTCAGGGGCCCGGCGATGTGACGACAGGCCTCGAGCAGACATTTGTCGATTCGAAGATCTGGGTTACATCCAAGCAGGGGGCGATTGTGGTGGAGATTGACCGCGCGGGAGTTGTGACCGTTCGGTCTCAGCTGCCTTGA
- a CDS encoding glycosyltransferase family 4 protein: MRLAMITAGGAGMFCGSCLHDSTWAKSMLARGHEATLIPCYTPLTLDDEPPTTSRIFIGGINLYLEQKYPLISRLPGWTRKWLDHPQILSFASRFSVSNEAKELGELALSMLRGAHGPHTKSFEELASFIVNEYRPDAVFFSNALMSGPLVNLRSRFRGPIFCMLQGDDIFLDGLLPEYREQAIEQITANASLFDGYITQSDYYARHMSSMLNLDLQKFARLPLAVDTSRLMEDVQLDSTLPSRSQRPVIGYFARICPEKGLHQLIEAGLILAKRGLDFEIRAAGYLPPSQRDYLQAVQHRANPLKDRFRYEGSPPSIHGKNAFLRAIDLFSVPTTYREPKGIFLLEAWAHRLPVVQPAHGAFPEIVPADDYSQAGGLLFSPDNPVDLADQLEQLLLSPEMRMQMGAAGFAKLHHHHDLTALGQATEELLSGWLLKHQSGQTSAT; this comes from the coding sequence ATGCGTCTGGCGATGATCACTGCTGGTGGCGCAGGCATGTTCTGCGGCTCCTGCCTGCACGACAGCACCTGGGCCAAATCGATGCTGGCACGCGGGCACGAAGCCACGCTGATTCCCTGCTACACTCCACTCACTCTCGACGACGAACCGCCGACAACCTCTCGTATCTTCATCGGGGGTATTAATCTTTATCTCGAACAGAAGTATCCTTTAATCAGCAGGCTCCCGGGCTGGACACGCAAGTGGCTCGATCATCCACAGATTCTCTCGTTTGCCTCGCGTTTTTCTGTCAGTAATGAGGCGAAAGAACTTGGAGAACTCGCTCTCTCGATGCTGCGTGGTGCCCATGGGCCACATACGAAGAGCTTTGAAGAACTCGCCAGCTTTATCGTTAATGAGTATCGCCCGGACGCTGTTTTCTTCAGCAACGCCCTGATGAGCGGGCCGCTGGTTAATCTGCGGAGCCGCTTTCGCGGGCCGATCTTCTGCATGCTGCAAGGAGACGACATCTTCCTCGATGGCCTCCTCCCGGAGTATCGCGAACAAGCGATCGAGCAGATCACTGCCAATGCCAGCCTGTTTGATGGCTATATTACCCAGAGCGATTACTACGCCCGGCACATGTCGAGCATGCTCAACCTCGATCTGCAGAAGTTCGCCCGGCTCCCCTTAGCCGTCGATACCTCACGCCTGATGGAAGATGTGCAACTCGACTCAACTTTACCTTCTCGCAGTCAGCGCCCTGTCATTGGATATTTTGCCCGGATCTGTCCTGAAAAAGGCCTCCATCAACTGATTGAAGCAGGCCTGATTCTTGCCAAACGTGGGCTTGATTTCGAGATTCGTGCCGCCGGCTATCTGCCCCCTTCGCAGCGAGATTATCTTCAGGCAGTCCAGCATCGCGCCAATCCTCTGAAAGACCGCTTTCGATACGAAGGAAGCCCCCCTTCGATCCACGGAAAGAATGCCTTTCTCCGTGCGATCGATCTCTTTTCTGTTCCGACGACCTATCGTGAGCCCAAAGGGATTTTTCTACTCGAAGCTTGGGCTCATCGCCTGCCGGTCGTTCAACCGGCTCATGGCGCATTTCCTGAAATCGTTCCTGCTGACGATTATTCGCAAGCGGGCGGGCTGCTTTTTTCGCCTGATAACCCTGTTGATCTCGCTGATCAGCTTGAACAACTTCTCCTCTCACCCGAAATGCGAATGCAAATGGGTGCTGCCGGTTTTGCGAAACTTCATCATCACCACGATCTGACAGCTCTCGGCCAGGCGACTGAAGAACTCCTCTCTGGCTGGTTGCTCAAACACCAGTCTGGACAAACTTCTGCCACTTAA
- the dps gene encoding DNA starvation/stationary phase protection protein Dps — translation MHPTKNNLPEHVRFAMVELLNTQLALSIDLALQTKQAHWNVKGPHFMQLHLFFDGLRDLVDGFVDDIAERAVALGGTAYGTTQNVAKATTLPEYSTSITSGKDHLQALVTAFAYFGKAARAAIETADEAGDADTADLFTGISRETDKQLWFLESHLIG, via the coding sequence ATGCATCCCACCAAGAACAACCTACCCGAACATGTCCGTTTTGCTATGGTCGAACTGCTCAACACACAACTGGCACTCTCGATCGACCTCGCACTGCAGACCAAGCAGGCCCACTGGAATGTGAAGGGGCCGCATTTCATGCAGTTGCATCTCTTCTTCGATGGACTGCGCGATCTTGTAGATGGCTTTGTCGATGACATTGCTGAGCGGGCCGTGGCTTTAGGTGGTACCGCCTATGGGACAACTCAAAACGTCGCCAAAGCCACCACACTTCCCGAATATTCGACGAGTATTACTTCGGGCAAGGATCATCTGCAGGCTCTGGTGACTGCCTTTGCCTACTTCGGCAAAGCAGCCCGAGCAGCCATCGAGACTGCGGATGAAGCGGGCGATGCCGATACGGCCGACCTTTTCACAGGCATCTCCCGTGAAACCGATAAGCAACTCTGGTTCCTCGAATCACATTTGATCGGGTAG
- a CDS encoding dipeptidase, which translates to MTDLVASEVSLGPQASSDSASVARTLSEAELDALTREIHFSGMLFDGHNDLPWQIHKLAKGSVDRLDLTVPQPLLHTDFPKLKQSGLKAQFWSVYVPADTYQQGISLTQTLEQIQIVRKLAQKYPDQLELADSSADIERIVAQGKIASLMGAEGGYSIQCSIPILQQLYREGVRYMTLTHSKTIEWADSATDQPQHGGLTPFGEEVVREMNRLGMLVDLSHVSEETMLDALDITTAPVIFSHSSAKAICNHPRNVSDVVLKRVTANRGIVMVNFMSGYIVPTERLKANPKDVGTLDDVVDHIVHIAKVAGVEHVGIGSDFDGVRQLPRGLEDVSKYPDLTKELIRRGFTKPQIHAILGGNILRVLKEAEQVAKNSKQP; encoded by the coding sequence ATGACTGATCTAGTTGCCAGCGAGGTTTCTCTGGGTCCCCAAGCCTCATCAGACTCAGCATCAGTTGCCAGGACTCTCAGCGAAGCAGAACTCGATGCTCTGACCCGCGAGATTCATTTTTCGGGCATGCTTTTCGACGGACATAACGATCTCCCCTGGCAGATCCATAAACTTGCCAAAGGCTCTGTCGATCGGCTCGATCTCACGGTGCCGCAACCGTTGCTTCATACCGATTTCCCGAAACTGAAACAGTCAGGGTTAAAGGCACAGTTCTGGTCGGTCTATGTCCCCGCCGATACTTACCAGCAAGGCATATCTCTGACTCAAACTCTCGAACAGATCCAGATCGTCCGGAAGCTGGCCCAGAAGTATCCCGATCAACTCGAACTGGCCGACTCTTCAGCCGATATTGAACGGATTGTCGCGCAAGGGAAAATTGCCTCACTCATGGGAGCGGAAGGAGGCTATTCCATTCAATGCTCGATCCCCATTTTGCAGCAGCTTTATCGTGAGGGAGTTCGCTATATGACGTTAACCCATTCGAAAACGATCGAATGGGCCGATTCCGCCACTGATCAACCGCAACATGGTGGTCTGACTCCGTTTGGCGAAGAAGTCGTGCGCGAGATGAATCGACTGGGGATGCTCGTCGATCTTTCGCATGTTTCCGAAGAGACGATGCTCGATGCACTCGACATCACTACAGCCCCCGTGATCTTCTCGCATTCCTCTGCCAAAGCGATCTGCAATCACCCGCGCAATGTCTCCGATGTGGTCCTCAAACGCGTCACCGCCAATCGCGGCATCGTCATGGTCAATTTCATGTCTGGCTACATCGTGCCAACAGAAAGGCTCAAAGCCAATCCCAAAGATGTCGGTACTCTTGACGATGTCGTCGATCATATTGTCCACATTGCCAAAGTGGCCGGTGTCGAACATGTGGGGATCGGCAGCGATTTCGACGGAGTCCGCCAGCTTCCCCGGGGACTCGAAGATGTCTCAAAGTATCCGGATCTGACAAAGGAACTCATTCGCCGAGGTTTCACCAAGCCCCAGATCCACGCCATCCTCGGCGGCAATATCTTGAGAGTCCTCAAAGAAGCGGAACAAGTCGCGAAAAACTCGAAACAGCCATAA
- a CDS encoding M16 family metallopeptidase: protein MQQQIESIVLPNGLAIVSERMPDTRAAAFCWLLPGGSVYQQPGKAGTSTILADLLFRGAGQRSGRELLGQLSLLGVQNEESITPAHLVLSGVTQARNLVETLPVYADILRRPHLPEEEFDAARSGLEMTLASNEDDPRQKLTLELRRRTYPAPWGIPADGELADLPAIDMEDVRQLAKSSLQPHQAIFSVASSLAMSDLLPTLEKLLGDWQPGEITAPPLPPTTGGYEHLTHESQQTQIGIAYPAADSTHPDYLKAWAIVSILSGGMSSRLFTEVREKRGLCYSVSANLHSLKGAARVICSASSQNERAQETLDVLLIELQRLKLGIAEEELSRCKALAKSSLVMAQDSTSSRAASIARDWYQLGYVRTLQSLKQQIEDLTVPDLLAYLDRWPLANLQILTVGPQPLVNNMAQ, encoded by the coding sequence ATGCAACAACAGATTGAATCGATCGTTCTGCCCAATGGGCTGGCGATTGTTTCCGAAAGAATGCCCGATACACGAGCCGCAGCGTTCTGCTGGCTGTTGCCCGGTGGCAGCGTTTACCAGCAGCCCGGTAAAGCGGGAACATCGACCATTCTGGCCGATCTTCTCTTCCGCGGTGCGGGCCAACGATCAGGCCGAGAACTTTTGGGCCAACTCAGTCTGCTGGGTGTGCAGAACGAAGAGTCAATCACTCCCGCTCATCTGGTCCTTTCGGGAGTGACGCAAGCCCGCAATCTGGTCGAGACCTTGCCCGTCTATGCCGATATTCTCCGCCGGCCGCACCTTCCCGAAGAAGAATTCGACGCGGCCCGCTCCGGGCTTGAAATGACCCTCGCATCGAACGAAGACGACCCGCGCCAGAAGCTCACGCTGGAACTCCGCCGCCGGACGTATCCTGCGCCCTGGGGCATTCCTGCTGATGGAGAACTAGCCGACCTTCCCGCAATTGACATGGAAGATGTCCGCCAGTTGGCCAAGAGTTCTCTGCAGCCGCACCAGGCGATCTTCAGTGTTGCCAGCTCATTGGCAATGAGCGACTTGCTCCCCACGCTCGAAAAGCTGCTGGGCGACTGGCAACCTGGCGAGATCACAGCACCACCACTTCCTCCGACCACAGGTGGTTACGAGCATTTAACGCATGAGTCCCAGCAGACACAGATCGGCATTGCCTACCCGGCTGCAGACTCTACTCACCCGGATTATCTCAAAGCGTGGGCGATTGTCAGTATTTTGAGCGGGGGGATGAGTTCGCGGTTATTTACCGAAGTTCGCGAGAAGCGAGGTCTCTGCTATTCGGTCAGTGCCAATCTGCATTCACTCAAAGGGGCCGCCCGGGTGATCTGCTCGGCCAGCAGTCAGAATGAGCGGGCTCAGGAAACACTCGATGTCCTCCTGATTGAGCTGCAGCGACTCAAGCTGGGTATTGCCGAGGAAGAACTGTCCCGGTGCAAGGCCCTCGCCAAGAGTTCACTTGTGATGGCACAAGATTCAACATCGTCCCGGGCTGCGTCGATTGCACGGGATTGGTATCAACTGGGTTATGTCCGCACTTTGCAAAGCCTCAAGCAGCAGATCGAAGATCTGACAGTTCCTGATCTTCTTGCCTATCTCGATCGCTGGCCATTGGCGAACCTGCAGATCCTGACGGTTGGCCCCCAACCGCTGGTTAACAACATGGCTCAATGA